AAGAAACACTAACGCAAGCATGATCCCAGAAGCCAAAGAGAGTTTAAAGAATTCCCAGAGACCGACAAAAGCTTCAGCAGAAAAACCAGTCCACGAACACGGGCATCCACCATAGAGTGTATACCCGAGCATTCCCAAAACCGAGAGCCACCACGAGAAACCAATGGAAAGTGCAGCCCCAACGATCCCAATTCTCATCCGATAAACAAAAACCCAACTCACTAAAACATGAATCGCAAGAGCCGCCCCTGAAACCCAAGCAACGATACCGGTCTTTAACTGGCACTGCAGGAACCGCTGCAATGTGAACTGAAACGGGAAACAGAGATGAAACGGGATCAACCAGACAGCCACCAGCCCCGCCTGCTCCGCAACCGCGACGGGCTGCCCCACCAACTTCAACAGCGGCGTCGCGAACACGAACACCGGCAGCATCAGAATCGAGGCAAGGGACAGAACAACCCACGAGCGTTGCAGATAAACACCCAACATGCGATGCTGTCCGGCGCCGTAGGCCTGGCCGCATAGCGTCTCAAGCGCACTGGCCATACCCAACTAGGAAAGGAATAGCAGAACGAAGACAATGTTGGTAGATAAGAGTGGAAAATAGTGATAAAAAACATGATAAGCGAGTGGCTGGTACCATGAAGCCGAAGGTGACGGAGATGAGGACGGTGCAGGCGATGGAAATGGCGGCGAGATCGAGGTCGGCAAGGTGGCCGGCGAAGGACTGGGTGACGACGGTGATGGAGAACATGGCTAGGCGGGTGAAGATTGAAGGGGCGGCGATTTTCCATAGTTTGCTGGATTCGGAACATGATCGGTAGAGGAGAGAGTGAATGTGAGTGTTGGATCCGTTTTGCGATGTTGACTTTATTAGAGGATTTTGTTCTTCGTTGCAAAGATTTTCCATACACCTTTACTTCGTCACTGGGAGAAATCAAACGCGAAAAAAGGTTCTCTCGTTCTTTTCATTATTCTacaaccaaacaaaatttacacctcaaaaagttgaatttacacgtgtcattattttattattttattgatatttttgaagttatatttgaaaaaatatctgaaatcgaataaatacaaattatttatcaaaaaattattaaaaaatagttgttaaaaaaaaattccttgattaaaaccccgttttttatttttctttttaacaagaATACGGTAgtaaattattacaataattttcttaagatattttttaatgttttttcccATATAAATGggtaataaagaaataaatattaatttgacagCTTCcaattcaaacatttttttttctcaaaagtcATTGTgagattcaaaattatttttaaataaactaaacatACCAATTATTCGTTATTTAAAATCTGTTAAAGACTCTTTTGTGtgaactaaaattttatattaattttaataaaatttaacacaatATAATAGTATAGTTAAGTTAACTATTATTGATATACAAGAGTCAATAACACTGAATTATACATATGGACTTAATCCTTGTTCTAATGCTTTTTCATTAACGTTGTGAATGCATTTTTTATGTAGTAGTGAAATTATTCAAAAgtgttatatataatatccaACCAACGTGTTTCATATTCCCACTGTATCTTGttgtattaattaaattgtCATATATTTCATGGATGTAGAGTATGAATTACGAATCCTCATTTATAACTAGCCCATTTGTTGGTAAATAATCATTTCCAAATTATGTTAATATCATTAACtagtgaaaataatattaaagttattttcacaaacaaacataaatagttcaataccaaaaatattgtttgttaATGTTGTATAGCATTAGTAATGTCTATACTCATACTtgaatctaaaaataaaaacacaaatacTATACCAACaaatttaacatgaaaataaaaaatgtttatgagTAGGAAGGATAAAAATATCTGTGTTTGCAGGtgtagataaaatttataatgaataattagTATTTGAGAGTATTTATTATTCGTTAGCAACAAgcaaatgatattttaatactagtTTATAAACGAAATTGTAGATATATTATCCGTATCAACTtgaatttaatatgaaaataaaaaatatttatgaataggaatgacaaaaatatttgttatagataaaatttatgACAAGTAGATgataggtttaattgcttcttttatCCCCAGTTTAGTTggagtgtgtcaaattcgttccctttttagaaaaatgtcaatttcgtccccatatagaaaaaatttgtgtaaatcaagtcatctccgttaaaaatcattgctttcaaaactcactttatccactgcaatatcagggatcggacccatgaagtggttattattcaaaactcactttaagtttttaacaccattagtttgtatttaacggagatgacttgattgacacaattttttttctatatggggacaaaattgacatttttctaaaagagagACGAATTTGACatacttcaaccaaactggggacaaaagaagcaattaaacctagaTGATATTTTAATCCCAGCTTATAAACGGATTTATAAGTATACTACCCTTATCAGCAATATCCATTATccatagaaaattaaaattaaaatttaatttatattttactaaattaaatttaattaaaattaaaattagtttatttttagtaggttaattttaattaaaattaaatttaaatttaaattacattgaataatttttttgtaattttatttggattttattttaaaaattcataaaatatccttttttaaatattcacgAGTATAACCACTAAAACAACCTAATTTTACTAGGGATTAAAAAAGATCtagtttcaaaaaattaacttGCTTTTGTATTGGCATTAGCATAAATTACAGTGCCAGATAAACCCTTTCCATTCATAGAATGATAAATGAAGCATGCAGCTTTTCTAGCAATTTGATTGGCTGCATCAATAACTAATCCCAAGAGATTCTCCACTAAATTATCTGCTTATGCCATCATGGAAAAGGGCGACTACAAAAATACATGGAATTATCGATGGCCGAAATCTGTTAGAAATGTCCAAAATTCGTCGATAATAGCACTTTTCCGACAGAATGTCAACGGTCATAGCTTTGTCGGTAATAACATTATCGGCAATATTTACCGACAGACTATTATGACtatcggtaattaccgaaggaaaaTCTGTCAGTAATTGCCACATaatccgtcggtaattaccgaaggaaaaaTCCGTCGATAATTAGCGAAGGAAATATTcgtcggtaattatcgaaggaaAAATCTGTCGGTAAATATCTCAAtctggttcatcttcttcctctttccccttcttctttttcctcaaatttcaaatttttttatcaaactttcTTCATTCCTAAACCAAAAGAACaaattcaattcattccaaaaccaaaatcaaagacTAAACTTAGGTTCTCCAATTGTTTTTACAAACCCTGAAATTGGAAAAAGTGCCTAATTAGTTTTTGAGTAtccatattttcttcattttcaacagCACAACAAGCGACCACCATGTTGGCAGCACTACTCCGCGTGGTTCTCCCACGTCAGTGGTGGCATTCTCCCATGGCGGGAAGAACAAAAAAGGGTTGCTCATTGGTGACAGCAGCTGAAGTGTGAAAGGGGAAGAAAAGAGACATTGAATGGTGTTGACAGTGGTTGCAAAGAAGAAAGATGGAGGCGGCCTGACTGAACGGAGCGGCGATCTCGCTGAATAGAGATGGAGATAGTTTTGATTTGTAGTTGCAATGGAgtggaagagaagagaaagatggAGTGGAAGATGAAGAAGTAGGAAAAAAAGTAAGTTCCTCGCACAAATGAGGAAGAAATGAGAAAAACGAGATATGTAACGACGGAAAATTCCCGCTCATTTTACCGACAGATGTACCGACGGCTTTTTCAGTcggtaattaaaataatgggcAAAAAAATTCCCGCCTATTTTACCGAGGATTTACCGACGGATTTTTCCTTCAGTAAATGAATGGTCCATTACCGACAGATTTTTTCTTCGATAAATGAAGGGTCCGTTACCGACGAATTCACCATGGATTTTTTCTTCGGTAAATGAAGGGTTCATTACCGACGGATTTACCGATGGATTTTTTCCTTCGGTAAATGCTAGGTCCATTATCGATGGATTTACCGACGGATTTTTCCTTCGATAAATGAAGAGCGCATTACCGACAAATCTATCGACGGATTTTTCCTTCGGTAAATGTGAACTGCATTATCAACAGATTTATCGACGGATTATTCTTTCGGTAATGATTCTGCCAGTAAAATCCGTCGgcaagaaaaaaatgaattccaTCGATAAAATTCGTCGATAAATTACAAGCACCGACGAAAATATTTTTGTCGGTAAAAATTCATCGgtaatttcaaatttcttgtAGTATTAGGCAATTCTCTACAATAAAGTCTAGTATCAACCGCTAACACAATATCTATACCATATTTTCCCATccttaaaaacaaaagatatttaCAGTTTACACAATACTAATTCGCAATACTCATAAGATTGAGTGTAAGTTGATGTGTGCAATGTCTATCGATTGCTAATACCACAAccctaattctaattttagGGTTAAAACCACACCCACATACTAGCACCATGTATATTGCCTGGAtgaaatataaaggaaaaaaataagtagcacttaatacataattttcaaaaccaaaccaaaaaaTGGTACAACCAACtatcataaattcatattatgAACGAAGATCAATTGCACAATACGCCAGCTTCCAAAAACACCATTTGCTTTCCcgttttttaaaacaaaatgacaaCAAACAAAGGAAGATTGAGTCATTAACCAGTATTGTGATGATAAACTAAAATCGAGGTTGTGTGTTCCTGAAATTAAACAAATCCATAAACACGAGATAAAACTCAAATCCAAACACCTGGATCGTCAAAGCGATGAATAACGAGATTTTAAGAATACTGAAAGGAAACAAACCTCTTGACAACGAAGAGAGATCCTTCAATGTCCTTGCGACTCTGCAAAGCAATCAGAGCGATGAGAACgtaatgaaaaagtaaaaatgaagggaaaaaatatagaaagagcGAGCGAACCCATTGGCTGAGGTCGATGTTGAACTCGTAGAATGTGTCATGTGCTGCGGTGATGAAAATTTCTTCAACAAAGGGGTCGATTTGTTGGAGAATAGTAAGATTGAGAAGCTTGGTGTTGTGCTGGTCTAGATTCGGCATTAGCTTCCCATTCTGAGACATTTTTGGTTGTTGTGTCTGTACCAAACACTAGAAATTTGGGGTTAGAGTCTCTACGTCTCTGAAACCTTATAGGTTTCTGAAATCTGAAGCGCGAAGTCCACATAACTCACAATCCAACAAAACAGAAACGCGATTAAGCAATTAAGTGAAACCAATAGATTGAGTAAAGAGAGCGAGAGTGAGATTAGGGTTTGTTACTTGCTGTTGCAGGAGAGAGACGACGTAGGGTGAAAAGAGAACGCGTATTGTGACaggagaggaagaaagagagcgAAATAGTGAGGGTGAGAGTGGCGGTGAGGTATGGCGTTGGAAGCGAGAAGAGAGAATATTTGAAGAGCCAACGATGAAGGaaggagtgaagaagaaaaTCATGAACGGTGAACGCGAAGTGGAAAGCAAGATAGCAACTGGGCAACTGGTGTACAAGGAGATAATTAATTGTAAAGGAAAAGTGAAGAGGGAAATGGGAAATAAGGAAGGAGACACAGAGGAAAACTCAGAAATGGTAAACTATGAAGAAAGACGcgtcaaattttttaacaattatggGCGGTTTTTCAATCAAACTGCCagaaatgtaatttaaaataaaaaacgaaaaaattTTACTGCGGTTTTATAAAAAATCGCTAGAAATATATgcggtttttgaaaaaaatcgCCAAAAATTGCTGAGGTTATTAAAACCGTCTCAAAAAAACCTCtgctataattaattatttttgtagtgaacGAGGTATTCACcgctatttttaataaaataattttttttttactatgtattgttaaaaagtagactttaagtTTTCACTCTCTTACATCAAGGTATTtgagcgtgagactagacattgATGAGTGGTTCAATAACAGTCTGATAACGAGTAAAAcaatatatctaataaatattataataggaGATGGCATAATAAGctgaataaataagaaatattgcTAGATTAGGTTCTAATTCAtaactttgataccatgttaaaattGAAGTTTAAACTCAACTCAATGTCACAATacttacttataaaataaactttgcatccatttatatattctaaactagttttatttttaaatttgagatttacaacatatataatttgttgtatatttgtttgaacacatgtTTTCAAATCAAACTATTCAATGTTAACATAAAGTCTTTGCTTATCccaaaactaatatatatatatatatatatatatatatatccaactATGTTGGTACAAGATTTCCTTATAAACAGGAATGTAAATAAAGTGTGAGAAATAACGAATATAGTGTGTATTATATAGTGATTAATGTTGGTGCACGTTATTATGAGTATGAAAGCAAAGCAAGTTGAATGCACGTGGGAAGAATTCTGAAAGTGGATATAACCCTCTTTCTAAGCATATGTATGTAATGATCTCATTTGAGTTTTGGTGGTGATTACACGAAACTCACTCATCTTTTACTTTGAATTTCATTGAAAACATGTTTCTGGGGTTGTGCTTCCTAGGGTGGGCGTCACTTCCTCAGTTCTTTAAAACAACATGAAACATATTACTTTGTCCATGTTTTTCTGCTATATATAATCTATTCGTAGTTGCCCACTATCACAAAAAATTAACACactattatacttttaaaaggAATGTCATCAGTAAGCTATATATGCATGGCGTTTCTGAATGCCCAATTTACGTCACTCTATTGATTTGGCGGCTGAAATATGAACACAGCTTAATCCATGAAGCTTCCTCAAACAAGACATTCATAGGTTTGATGGagaatataaatgtttaatacTGTTAATCGAATGATTCCTTAATGCCTAATGACATAcataaaactcttttttttttatcaccttTCTACTACttatactctcttttttcaGTCTCTTTCCAGCTATTCGTTTAATTAGgaattagaataattaatttataatttaatgtataacaataaaaaaaaaaaaaaaaaatccgatAAGCTAATGCCTCGTTGGAGAACGATTTGGACAAGACAAAAGTGGTGGAATATACTAAacaagtttgaaattttgaatctaaacgaagaaaacaaaatagattaattttt
This DNA window, taken from Vigna radiata var. radiata cultivar VC1973A chromosome 5, Vradiata_ver6, whole genome shotgun sequence, encodes the following:
- the LOC106759903 gene encoding protein DETOXIFICATION 27 codes for the protein MENLCNEEQNPLIKSTSQNGSNTHIHSLLYRSCSESSKLWKIAAPSIFTRLAMFSITVVTQSFAGHLADLDLAAISIACTVLISVTFGFMLGMASALETLCGQAYGAGQHRMLGVYLQRSWVVLSLASILMLPVFVFATPLLKLVGQPVAVAEQAGLVAVWLIPFHLCFPFQFTLQRFLQCQLKTGIVAWVSGAALAIHVLVSWVFVYRMRIGIVGAALSIGFSWWLSVLGMLGYTLYGGCPCSWTGFSAEAFVGLWEFFKLSLASGIMLALENFYYRLLLIVSGYMHNTEIAIDALSVCVTIYGWESMIPLAFLGATGVRVANELGAGNAEGAKFATLVSVVNTVLVGFIFWLVIVFFNKNLALIFTSSSSVIQIVNDLAMLLAFTVLLNCIQPVLSGVAVGSGRQAVVAYINIGSYYLVGIPLGVLLGWFLPSSIVGMWSGMMSGTVVQTLILATITMRYDWEKEVQKAQILIKEEATSNQ